In candidate division KSB1 bacterium, one DNA window encodes the following:
- a CDS encoding TonB-dependent receptor gives MISGSKDVRRLWLLCGLFCFSLNAFATGGKIAGRVVDKQTGEPLPGVNIIIEGSTLGASTDAEGNYVILNVPSGRYTLRVSFIGYGKVRLENVRVSVDQTTRQDFALSPEAIEGEEVVVVAERPLVQKDLTASQQVATADEIKALPVETFVGVLTTQAGVNTGADGALHIRGGRSNEIGYYIDGVPVVNPFFTNALTNGVSNQAIEELRVISGAFNAEYGNAMSGIVNIQVKEGGSEYRGNLSAYTGDYLSNARDIFFNIDDIDPLASYVFDGSLNGPVPFFGDKFTFNISARYDRDEGYLYGIREHLPGDSANFKDDNNWYLERGGDGAFVPMNPSRDFNFLGKLTYRLGARLKLSSQLLYDRTRWKSYVHDYRYNPDGIYNYRDNNYNYSLKLNHAFTRSFYEANFFHATTDFKQFVYEDPTDPRYVPTTRIQGAPSSATFVFGGMQMGHLHRASKTLGGKLDFTGQVTARHEIKTGISLRRDELRERNITILYDNDFYRRPTVVPENETPSHTYYDKTATFFSAYLQDKIEYSDMIINAGVRYDYFDPNSDYIMSLLDPEGARTEAKPKHRVSPRLGVAFPITDRGILHFSYGHFYQMPELRRLYGSNVYGAAGFTDFGYANLKPEKTVNYEFGLQQQLGEVLALEMSLFSKDIRDLLALQTINYQSQQFGPRSYSIYLNKDYGQVKGFTLSLTKRHDPGTKLSAWIDYTFQKAEGNDVSSGAFFFSALSGLEEEKQVVPLAWDQRHLLNTTVTFSEPGNWGLSFIAKIGSGWPHTPNIPFANYVPTANSGNKPWQKNLDLRVFKNVKLRHFDFVLFAKVFNVFDTRNERFVFDDTGRAGYTFVNRTLQETEAFVRHYGEPGVHTWSEYQVRPNFYSAPRSAQVGVAVEF, from the coding sequence ATGATTTCGGGCAGTAAAGACGTGCGCAGGTTGTGGCTGCTGTGCGGATTGTTTTGTTTTTCCCTCAACGCCTTCGCCACCGGCGGCAAGATCGCCGGCCGGGTGGTGGATAAGCAAACTGGTGAACCACTGCCGGGCGTCAACATCATCATCGAAGGTTCCACCCTGGGCGCTTCCACTGATGCCGAGGGCAACTACGTGATTCTCAACGTGCCCTCAGGCAGATACACCCTGCGCGTCTCCTTCATCGGCTACGGCAAAGTCCGGCTGGAAAATGTGCGGGTCAGCGTCGATCAAACCACGCGGCAGGATTTCGCGCTCTCACCGGAAGCCATAGAGGGGGAGGAAGTGGTGGTGGTGGCGGAACGGCCGCTGGTGCAAAAGGATCTGACCGCCTCGCAGCAGGTGGCCACAGCAGACGAGATCAAGGCACTGCCGGTGGAGACTTTCGTGGGCGTGCTCACCACCCAGGCCGGCGTCAACACCGGCGCCGACGGCGCCCTGCACATCCGCGGCGGCCGCTCGAATGAAATCGGCTACTACATCGACGGCGTGCCGGTGGTCAATCCGTTTTTCACCAACGCGCTCACCAACGGTGTTTCCAACCAGGCGATCGAAGAATTGCGCGTGATCAGCGGTGCGTTCAACGCGGAGTATGGCAACGCCATGAGCGGCATTGTCAACATTCAGGTGAAGGAGGGCGGTTCCGAGTACCGCGGCAATCTCTCCGCCTATACCGGTGATTATCTCTCCAACGCACGGGACATTTTCTTCAACATCGACGATATCGACCCGCTGGCCAGCTATGTGTTCGACGGCAGCCTCAACGGTCCGGTGCCTTTTTTCGGGGACAAATTCACCTTCAACATCAGCGCTCGTTATGACCGGGATGAGGGCTATCTCTACGGCATCCGCGAACATTTGCCGGGTGACTCCGCCAATTTCAAGGATGACAACAACTGGTACCTCGAGCGCGGCGGCGACGGTGCGTTTGTGCCCATGAATCCCAGCCGTGATTTCAACTTCCTCGGCAAACTGACCTATCGTCTGGGCGCGCGCCTGAAACTGTCATCCCAGCTTCTTTACGATCGCACGCGCTGGAAAAGCTATGTGCATGACTATCGCTACAATCCCGACGGCATCTACAACTATCGTGACAACAACTACAACTATTCACTCAAGCTCAATCACGCCTTCACGCGCAGCTTCTACGAAGCCAATTTCTTCCACGCCACCACGGATTTCAAGCAATTCGTGTATGAAGATCCCACCGACCCGCGCTACGTGCCCACCACCCGCATCCAGGGCGCGCCCTCCAGCGCCACCTTCGTCTTCGGCGGCATGCAGATGGGGCACCTTCACCGCGCCTCCAAAACTCTGGGCGGCAAACTCGACTTCACCGGCCAGGTGACCGCACGCCACGAAATCAAAACCGGCATCAGCCTGCGGCGTGACGAGTTGCGCGAGCGCAACATCACGATTCTTTATGACAACGATTTCTACCGCCGGCCCACGGTGGTACCGGAAAACGAAACACCGAGCCACACCTACTACGACAAGACCGCGACCTTTTTCTCCGCCTACCTGCAGGACAAGATCGAATACAGCGACATGATCATCAATGCCGGCGTGCGCTACGACTATTTCGACCCCAACAGTGATTACATCATGAGCCTGCTCGATCCCGAGGGCGCACGCACCGAGGCGAAACCCAAGCACCGGGTCTCGCCGCGGCTGGGCGTGGCGTTCCCGATCACCGATCGCGGCATCCTGCATTTCTCCTACGGCCACTTCTATCAGATGCCGGAATTGCGCCGCCTCTATGGCAGCAATGTCTACGGCGCGGCCGGCTTCACCGACTTCGGCTACGCCAATCTCAAGCCGGAGAAAACCGTGAACTACGAATTCGGCCTGCAACAGCAGCTCGGCGAGGTGCTGGCGCTGGAGATGAGTCTGTTCTCCAAGGATATTCGCGATTTGCTCGCGCTGCAAACGATCAACTATCAATCACAGCAGTTCGGTCCGCGCAGCTACAGCATCTATTTGAACAAGGACTATGGCCAGGTGAAGGGGTTCACCCTGAGCCTCACCAAACGGCATGATCCCGGGACCAAACTCTCGGCGTGGATCGACTACACTTTTCAAAAGGCGGAGGGCAATGACGTGAGCAGCGGGGCTTTCTTCTTCAGCGCGCTCTCCGGTCTGGAGGAGGAAAAGCAAGTGGTGCCGCTGGCCTGGGATCAGCGCCATCTGCTCAACACCACTGTGACCTTCAGCGAGCCGGGGAACTGGGGCCTCAGCTTCATTGCCAAAATTGGCAGTGGCTGGCCGCACACGCCCAACATTCCCTTCGCCAACTATGTGCCCACCGCCAACAGCGGCAACAAACCCTGGCAGAAGAATCTCGATCTGCGCGTGTTCAAAAACGTGAAGCTGCGCCACTTCGATTTTGTACTTTTTGCCAAGGTCTTCAATGTGTTCGACACCCGCAACGAACGCTTCGTGTTCGATGACACCGGGCGTGCCGGCTACACCTTTGTCAACCGCACGCTGCAGGAGACGGAGGCGTTCGTGCGACATTACGGCGAGCCCGGGGTGCACACCTGGTCGGAGTATCAAGTCCGACCGAACTTTTACAGCGCGCCGCGTTCCGCGCAGGTGGGCGTGGCGGTGGAATTTTGA
- a CDS encoding PorV/PorQ family protein, translating into MRRWFRSLTLLLATAAAVQAQVDNTQTITKTGTTVAQFLKIGVDARGTAMGGAFAAMAGDLSAMYWNPAGLGHYQGLGAMFVHNEWLAGMNFNYAAVGFEVRGLGTLGLSVTSLSTPEDFVRTVEQPEGTGELFTASDLALGLTFARRLTDRFAIGSTAKFIRQNIWHMSANAVALDIGALFTTPFRNIRLGACISNFGSDLRLDGRDIRFSNDPDPFNEGNVEFVNAMYETDKFPLPLGFRVGVATEIYQNDNMRVTVGLDALHPNDNTESVNTGAEVVFNEMLFLRGGYSTLFRSASEEGLTLGGGLHYRLWGSSTILKIDYAYADFGLLENVQRFSLAVSF; encoded by the coding sequence ATGAGAAGATGGTTCCGCAGTCTGACCCTGCTTTTGGCGACGGCAGCGGCCGTGCAGGCACAGGTGGATAACACACAAACCATCACTAAGACCGGCACCACCGTCGCGCAGTTTCTGAAGATCGGCGTGGATGCACGCGGCACGGCCATGGGCGGCGCCTTCGCCGCGATGGCCGGCGACTTGAGCGCGATGTATTGGAACCCCGCGGGGCTGGGGCATTATCAGGGTTTGGGGGCGATGTTCGTGCACAACGAATGGCTGGCCGGCATGAATTTCAATTATGCCGCCGTGGGTTTCGAAGTGCGGGGGCTGGGCACGCTGGGTTTGAGCGTGACGAGCTTGAGCACGCCGGAGGATTTTGTCCGCACCGTTGAACAGCCGGAAGGCACCGGCGAATTGTTCACCGCCAGCGATTTGGCGTTGGGCCTGACCTTCGCACGCCGGCTGACTGACCGTTTTGCCATCGGCAGCACCGCCAAGTTCATCCGCCAGAACATCTGGCACATGAGTGCGAATGCCGTGGCGCTCGATATCGGTGCCCTGTTCACCACCCCCTTTCGCAACATCCGATTGGGTGCGTGTATCAGCAATTTCGGCAGTGATCTTCGCCTCGATGGCCGTGACATCCGCTTCAGCAATGATCCCGATCCGTTCAATGAAGGCAATGTCGAATTTGTCAATGCGATGTATGAAACCGACAAGTTCCCGTTGCCGCTGGGCTTTCGTGTCGGGGTGGCGACGGAGATTTACCAGAACGACAACATGCGGGTAACGGTCGGCCTGGATGCGCTTCATCCCAACGACAACACCGAGAGCGTCAACACCGGTGCCGAAGTGGTGTTCAATGAAATGCTCTTCCTGCGCGGCGGCTATTCCACGCTGTTCCGCTCGGCGAGCGAAGAGGGCCTCACGCTGGGCGGTGGTCTGCACTATCGCCTGTGGGGCAGCAGCACGATCTTGAAAATCGATTATGCCTACGCCGATTTCGGCCTGCTGGAAAACGTGCAGCGTTTTTCGCTGGCCGTGAGTTTCTGA
- a CDS encoding ribosomal L7Ae/L30e/S12e/Gadd45 family protein translates to MLPDDILPLLGLAQRAGKIVIGFDAVRRAINTRQAVLVVFAGDAAAARRRVLHHTVAVPHVIVGTKAEWGRYWGRSEVAMFALLDRNFAKGILARLKEQPA, encoded by the coding sequence ATGCTTCCGGATGACATTCTACCGCTTCTTGGCCTGGCGCAGCGCGCCGGCAAAATCGTGATTGGTTTTGATGCCGTGCGGCGCGCGATCAACACCCGCCAGGCCGTGCTGGTGGTGTTTGCCGGAGATGCCGCCGCCGCCAGGCGCCGGGTTCTGCATCACACCGTCGCGGTTCCGCATGTGATAGTTGGCACCAAAGCGGAATGGGGAAGGTATTGGGGCCGCAGCGAGGTCGCCATGTTCGCGCTTCTCGACCGCAACTTTGCCAAAGGCATTCTCGCCAGGCTCAAGGAGCAGCCGGCGTGA
- a CDS encoding four helix bundle protein translates to MNYRNLEIWQLARQLVIDIHRMTLEKLPKFEMYEEGGQIRRSIKSVKSMIVEGFGRRAYKQDSLRLLICSLASNDETTDHLETLFETGSLTDTDLYHDLHQRLQLLGKKINSFIQSVERQHLSKK, encoded by the coding sequence ATGAATTATCGAAATCTGGAGATTTGGCAGCTTGCCCGACAGTTGGTCATTGATATTCACAGAATGACTCTTGAGAAGCTGCCAAAGTTTGAAATGTATGAAGAAGGAGGCCAGATACGCCGTTCGATAAAATCCGTAAAATCGATGATCGTGGAAGGCTTCGGCAGGCGGGCATACAAACAAGACTCTCTCCGTTTGTTGATATGCTCGCTGGCCTCAAATGATGAAACCACCGATCACCTCGAAACGCTGTTCGAGACGGGTTCACTCACAGATACTGATCTTTATCATGATCTCCACCAGCGGCTGCAGTTGTTGGGAAAGAAAATCAATTCCTTCATCCAATCCGTCGAACGGCAGCACCTAAGCAAGAAGTGA
- a CDS encoding 3-hydroxyacyl-CoA dehydrogenase NAD-binding domain-containing protein — MPSTIQRLAVIGAGTMGRGIAYASCLAGFATRLYDVAAEILHQAGTAILADFRKAVDKKIITEEIAAKGFARLQTTTDLALAAQDADFIIEAIPERIDLKLDLFARLDKLAPASAIFATNTSSLSITEMAGATQRPGQVVGMHFFNPVPVMKLVEIIRGLESSEAAIALTQEVAQQMGKETVSINESPGFITTRINALIGNEAFYLLQEGVASAREIDKALKLGLNHPMGPFELVDLVGLDVRLNILNFLHQTLGEKFRPCPLLVKYVKAGRLGKKVGRGVYEYV, encoded by the coding sequence ATGCCTTCAACCATCCAGCGCCTGGCGGTGATCGGCGCCGGCACCATGGGGCGCGGTATTGCCTATGCCTCGTGTCTCGCCGGTTTCGCCACCAGGCTGTATGACGTGGCCGCGGAAATTCTCCATCAGGCGGGCACCGCCATCCTGGCGGATTTTCGCAAGGCGGTCGACAAAAAGATCATCACCGAGGAGATCGCAGCCAAGGGTTTTGCCCGCCTGCAAACCACCACCGACCTCGCCCTCGCCGCGCAGGACGCCGATTTCATCATCGAAGCCATCCCCGAACGGATCGATCTCAAGCTTGATCTGTTCGCCCGGTTGGACAAACTGGCGCCCGCATCAGCCATCTTCGCAACCAACACCTCCTCGCTCTCCATCACCGAGATGGCGGGGGCCACGCAGCGGCCCGGCCAGGTGGTCGGCATGCACTTTTTCAACCCCGTGCCGGTGATGAAACTGGTGGAGATCATTCGCGGTCTGGAATCCTCGGAAGCGGCCATCGCGCTCACGCAGGAAGTTGCGCAGCAGATGGGCAAGGAGACGGTGAGCATCAACGAATCGCCGGGCTTCATCACCACGCGCATCAACGCCCTGATCGGCAACGAAGCCTTCTACCTGCTGCAGGAGGGCGTGGCCAGTGCCCGCGAAATCGACAAAGCGTTGAAGCTCGGGCTGAATCATCCCATGGGGCCATTCGAGTTGGTCGATCTGGTGGGGCTCGATGTGCGCCTGAACATTCTCAACTTTTTGCACCAAACGCTGGGCGAGAAATTCCGGCCCTGCCCGTTGCTGGTGAAATATGTGAAAGCCGGCCGGTTGGGGAAAAAAGTCGGACGGGGAGTTTACGAGTATGTTTAG
- a CDS encoding 5-formyltetrahydrofolate cyclo-ligase, which yields MKNFHGCGDRDGQPLLSARKAELRELLRRQRALIPETTRASATAAILEHMRMLPSLQQAKVVHTYVSFGEEVGTHDLIHARLAAGAPVAVPKVIRKEKRLAHFFIPHFAALQPGVLGILEPSPEHGAIPVPAPADFEVILVPGLGFDRRGNRLGYGRGYYDRFLAETTGLKIALAFHCQIVAGIPVAAHDQRVDMIITEQEVIRCADRHAVRPPRGYPHPVK from the coding sequence GTGAAAAATTTCCACGGCTGCGGCGACCGGGACGGGCAGCCGTTGCTCTCCGCCCGCAAGGCTGAGTTGCGCGAACTTCTGCGCCGACAGCGCGCGCTTATTCCCGAGACCACCCGGGCAAGCGCCACCGCTGCCATCCTCGAGCACATGCGCATGTTGCCGTCGTTGCAACAGGCCAAAGTGGTGCACACCTACGTTTCCTTCGGCGAGGAAGTCGGCACGCATGATTTGATCCACGCCCGGCTGGCGGCGGGCGCGCCGGTGGCTGTGCCGAAAGTGATCCGGAAGGAGAAGCGGCTGGCACATTTCTTTATTCCTCATTTTGCGGCGCTGCAGCCGGGTGTGCTCGGCATTCTCGAACCCTCGCCCGAGCACGGCGCCATACCGGTTCCGGCTCCCGCCGATTTCGAAGTGATCCTCGTACCCGGTCTGGGCTTCGACCGGCGCGGCAACCGCCTGGGCTATGGCCGGGGCTATTATGACCGTTTTCTCGCTGAGACAACGGGGCTCAAAATCGCTCTGGCGTTTCACTGTCAAATTGTGGCGGGCATTCCCGTGGCGGCGCATGATCAACGCGTCGACATGATCATCACCGAGCAGGAGGTGATCCGGTGCGCGGACAGGCATGCTGTGCGCCCGCCGCGCGGATACCCTCACCCCGTCAAATGA
- the ppdK gene encoding pyruvate, phosphate dikinase yields MKLKKLASKRNGQARNKYVYTFGAGKAEGDASMKNLLGGKGANLAEMASIGLPVPAGFTITTEVCTAFYQNNRRYPRGLEKQVEAALAQVEKIMGAKFGSRENPLLVSVRSGARVSMPGMMDTVLNLGLNDETVQGLIARTGNERFAYDCYRRFVQMYGDVVLGLKPQNKDDIDPFEEILHRKKEAQGVKFDNELGAAALRELVQEFKTAIKQRTGHDFPEDPRAQLWGAIGAVFGSWMNERAIAYRKLYEIPEDWGTAVNVQAMVFGNMGDDCGTGVAFTRDPATGENVFYGEYLINAQGEDVVAGIRTPQPIARLEQQMPGVYAQLLKIRRTLERHYKEMQDIEFTVQNGRLWMLQTRNGKRTAFAAFKIAHDMVAEKLIKKEDALVRLDPNALNQLLRPIFDAREKQAAIASGNLLAKGLNAGPGAAAGKIVFNAEDAVAWSKRGEKVILVRIETSPEDIKGMDAAEGILTARGGMTSHAALVARQMGKVCVAGCEALEIDYRSRTLQVRGRTLREGDWLSIDGTTGEVIAGAIKTRPSEILQVLLEKTMPPEQSETYRIYADIMAWADKYRKLNIRTNADQPDQAANAVAFGAEGIGLCRTEHMFFGGDRIDAVREMILADDEAGRRVALAKLLPFQRQDFIGLFEVMDGLPVTIRTLDPPLHEFLPHTEREQADLAAKLGVSAEKIKAKVAALHEFNPMLGHRGCRLGVVYPEITEMQARAIFEAACTVARQGKRVLPEIMIPLVGHVNELKAQAKIVRETAARVFAEQGIKVDYLVGTMIELPRAAVVADQIAQEAEFFSYGTNDLTQTTFGLSRDDAGKFLPYYIEHEILPSDPFETIDVEGVGELMKWGVQRGRNTRPKLKVGICGEHGGDPATVKFCHQIGLNYVSCSPFRVPIARLAAAQAALTEAEKD; encoded by the coding sequence ATGAAGCTGAAGAAATTGGCAAGCAAGCGCAATGGCCAGGCTCGGAACAAGTATGTGTACACCTTCGGCGCCGGCAAGGCGGAAGGGGATGCGAGCATGAAGAATCTGCTGGGCGGCAAGGGTGCCAATCTCGCGGAAATGGCGAGCATTGGTTTGCCGGTGCCGGCGGGCTTCACCATCACCACCGAAGTCTGCACCGCGTTTTATCAGAACAACCGCCGTTACCCCAGGGGCCTGGAAAAGCAGGTCGAGGCCGCCCTGGCGCAGGTCGAAAAAATCATGGGCGCGAAATTCGGCAGCCGGGAAAACCCGCTGCTGGTGTCGGTGCGCTCCGGCGCGCGCGTTTCCATGCCGGGCATGATGGACACCGTGCTCAATCTCGGCTTGAACGATGAAACCGTGCAGGGCCTGATCGCCCGCACCGGCAATGAACGCTTCGCCTACGATTGCTACCGCCGCTTCGTGCAGATGTACGGCGACGTCGTGCTCGGCCTGAAGCCGCAGAACAAAGACGACATCGATCCCTTCGAAGAGATTCTTCACCGCAAGAAGGAGGCGCAGGGCGTGAAGTTCGACAACGAACTGGGCGCCGCGGCACTGCGCGAACTGGTGCAGGAATTTAAGACGGCCATCAAGCAACGCACTGGCCATGATTTCCCCGAAGATCCCCGGGCGCAGCTTTGGGGCGCGATCGGTGCGGTGTTCGGTTCCTGGATGAACGAGCGCGCCATCGCCTATCGCAAACTCTATGAGATTCCGGAAGACTGGGGCACGGCCGTGAACGTGCAGGCGATGGTGTTCGGCAACATGGGCGATGATTGCGGCACGGGCGTGGCCTTCACCCGCGATCCCGCCACCGGCGAGAACGTGTTCTACGGCGAATATTTGATCAACGCCCAGGGCGAAGACGTGGTCGCCGGCATTCGCACGCCGCAGCCGATCGCGCGCCTGGAGCAGCAAATGCCCGGGGTCTACGCGCAGTTGCTGAAGATCCGCCGCACGCTCGAACGCCACTACAAAGAAATGCAGGACATCGAGTTCACCGTGCAAAACGGCCGGCTGTGGATGCTGCAAACCCGCAACGGCAAGCGCACCGCGTTTGCCGCCTTCAAGATTGCCCATGACATGGTGGCGGAAAAGTTGATCAAAAAGGAGGACGCGCTCGTCCGCCTCGATCCCAATGCCCTCAACCAACTGTTGCGCCCGATTTTCGACGCCCGCGAAAAACAGGCCGCCATCGCCAGCGGCAATCTGCTGGCCAAAGGCTTGAATGCCGGCCCGGGCGCCGCCGCCGGCAAAATCGTCTTCAATGCCGAAGATGCGGTGGCGTGGAGCAAGCGTGGCGAAAAGGTCATTCTCGTCCGCATCGAAACCTCGCCGGAAGACATTAAAGGCATGGATGCCGCCGAAGGCATTCTGACGGCGCGCGGCGGCATGACCAGTCATGCCGCACTGGTGGCGCGCCAGATGGGCAAAGTCTGTGTCGCCGGCTGCGAAGCACTCGAAATCGATTACCGCAGCCGCACCCTGCAGGTCAGGGGTCGCACGCTGCGCGAGGGCGACTGGCTCTCAATCGACGGCACCACCGGTGAAGTGATTGCCGGCGCGATCAAAACCCGGCCTTCCGAGATTCTGCAGGTCCTGCTCGAAAAGACCATGCCGCCGGAGCAGTCCGAAACCTATCGCATCTATGCCGACATCATGGCCTGGGCGGACAAATATCGCAAGCTCAACATCCGCACCAATGCCGATCAACCCGATCAAGCGGCGAATGCCGTCGCGTTTGGCGCGGAGGGCATCGGCCTGTGCCGCACCGAGCACATGTTCTTTGGCGGCGACCGCATCGATGCCGTGCGCGAGATGATTCTCGCCGACGATGAAGCCGGACGCCGCGTTGCGCTCGCCAAGCTGCTGCCCTTCCAGCGCCAGGATTTCATCGGCCTCTTCGAGGTGATGGACGGCCTGCCAGTGACCATTCGCACGCTCGATCCGCCGCTGCACGAATTTCTGCCGCACACCGAACGCGAGCAGGCGGATCTGGCCGCCAAGCTCGGGGTGAGTGCGGAAAAGATCAAAGCCAAGGTGGCAGCGCTGCATGAGTTCAACCCCATGCTCGGCCACCGCGGCTGCCGCCTGGGCGTGGTTTATCCCGAAATCACCGAGATGCAGGCGCGCGCCATTTTCGAAGCAGCCTGCACGGTGGCCCGTCAGGGCAAGCGCGTGCTCCCCGAAATCATGATTCCGCTGGTCGGGCACGTCAACGAGCTCAAGGCACAGGCGAAAATCGTGCGTGAAACCGCGGCCCGTGTGTTTGCCGAGCAGGGCATCAAGGTTGATTATCTCGTTGGCACGATGATCGAATTGCCGCGTGCCGCGGTGGTGGCGGATCAAATCGCGCAGGAGGCCGAGTTCTTCAGCTACGGCACCAACGACCTCACCCAGACCACCTTCGGGCTGTCGCGCGATGATGCCGGCAAGTTCCTGCCCTACTACATCGAGCATGAAATTCTGCCGTCCGATCCCTTCGAAACCATCGATGTCGAAGGCGTGGGCGAGTTGATGAAATGGGGCGTGCAGCGCGGCCGCAACACGCGCCCAAAGCTCAAAGTCGGCATCTGTGGCGAGCATGGCGGCGACCCGGCCACCGTGAAGTTCTGCCACCAGATCGGCCTGAACTACGTGAGCTGTTCGCCCTTCCGCGTGCCGATTGCCCGTCTGGCGGCGGCGCAAGCAGCGCTCACAGAAGCGGAAAAGGATTGA
- the gpmA gene encoding 2,3-diphosphoglycerate-dependent phosphoglycerate mutase, producing MTKLVLLRHGESVWNKENRFTGWTDVDLSERGLAEAHAAGRVLKENGYVFDVAYTSVLKRAIRTLWLVLDEMDLMWIPVHRSWRLNERHYGALQGLNKAETAAKFGEEQVKIWRRSYDVQPPALEKSDPRYPGHDPRYRHLQEHEIPLTECLKDTVARFLPDWHEKIAPAIRAGRRVIIAAHGNSLRALVKYLDNVSDADIVELNIPTGVPLVYELDHDLKPIRSYYLGDAETVKQAMAAVANQGRAK from the coding sequence ATGACCAAACTGGTGCTCTTGCGTCACGGCGAAAGTGTGTGGAACAAGGAGAACCGCTTCACCGGCTGGACCGATGTGGATTTGTCCGAACGAGGCCTCGCGGAGGCGCATGCTGCCGGCAGGGTGTTGAAAGAGAACGGCTATGTTTTCGATGTGGCCTACACCTCGGTGCTCAAACGCGCCATCCGCACGTTGTGGCTCGTGCTCGATGAAATGGATCTCATGTGGATTCCGGTGCACCGCTCCTGGCGGTTGAACGAGCGCCACTATGGCGCACTGCAGGGTCTGAACAAGGCGGAAACGGCGGCCAAATTCGGCGAGGAGCAGGTGAAAATCTGGCGCCGCAGCTATGATGTGCAGCCGCCGGCGCTGGAAAAAAGTGATCCGCGCTACCCCGGCCATGATCCGCGCTATCGCCATTTGCAGGAGCATGAAATACCGCTGACCGAGTGTTTGAAAGACACCGTGGCGCGTTTTCTGCCCGACTGGCATGAGAAGATCGCACCGGCCATTCGCGCCGGCCGACGCGTGATCATTGCGGCGCACGGCAACAGCCTGCGCGCGCTGGTAAAATATCTCGACAACGTGTCCGATGCCGACATTGTCGAGTTGAACATCCCCACCGGTGTGCCGCTGGTGTATGAGCTGGATCACGATCTCAAACCGATCAGGAGCTATTATCTCGGCGATGCGGAGACCGTGAAACAGGCCATGGCAGCAGTGGCCAACCAGGGTCGGGCAAAATAA